The sequence GATGCACCCGCTCACTGGTGAAGTTGAAGAACGTCGCGTCGACCAGTTCCGGTGTTGCGAGGCCGAACGGCGCGGACCGTTGCGCGAAGTACCCCATCCAGAAGCCGCGGTAACCGGCGTCCACCAGAGCTGCCAGCGGCTCGGCAGAGAAGTAGACGACGGCGTGGATCGGCTCCAGCACCTGCCAGAGCTGGCGGGCGGTCGGGCGGGTCATGCTCTGATCCTAGGAGCGGACCCGCGTGCGAGTGATCGGGGTCACGGGCGCAGACTGGCGATGTGCACCTCGTTGCGACCGTCCTGACCGCCGTGCCCGCGCCTCCCGGACTGTTCCCCGCCCGGGAACAGATGGCGCTCTCCCTGGGCTGGCACATCATCCTGTCGTGCTTCGGCGTCGCCTTCCCGGCGATGATCTTCGTGATGCACCGACGCGGGCTGCGGCGCAACGATCCGGTAGCGATCGAGCTCGCGAAGCGGTGGTCGAAGGTCTCGGCTGTCCTGTTCGCGATCGGTGCCGTGTCCGGCACCGTGCTCAGTTTCGAGATGGGTGTGTTGTGGCCGGGTCTGATGGGCCGGTTCGGCGGCGTACTCGGCCTGCCGTTCGCCTTCGAGGGGCTGTCGTTCTTCGTCGAGGCGATCTTCCTCGGCATCTACCTGTACGGCTGGGGCCGGATGAAGCCGTCGGTGCACGTGCTGATGCTGCTGCCGATGGCGGTGGCCGGGGTGATCGGCACCTTCTGCGTGCTCGCCGTCAACGCCTGGATGAACTGGCCGACCGGATTCCGGATCGTCAACGGGCAGGTCACTGATGTGAACCCGTGGCGCGCAATGTTCAACGACCGGGTGTGGTTGCAGTTCGCGCACATGTGGGTCGGTGCGTTCATGGTCGTCGGCTTCAGCGTCGCCGGGGTGTACGCCGTCGGGCTGCTGCGCGGACGGCGCGATGCCCATCATCGACTCGGCTTTGTCGTCCCGTTCGTCTTCGCGACCGTCGCTGCGCTGGTGCAGCCGGTGATCGGGCATGTCCTCGGGTTCGGGATGGACACCCACCAGCCCGCCAAACTCGCCTCCTTCGAACTCGCCGAGACGACCACCCACGGACCGTCCCCGATCCGCATCGGCGGCGTCGTCATCGACGGCAAGGTGTACGGCTCGATCGACATCCCGCGGATCGGATCGCTGGTCGCCGAGAACTCGTTCAGCAACCCAGTGCCCGGCATGGACACGGTGCCGCTGGCTGACCGGCCCAACGACGGCGAGATCAACACCAGCCACTGGGCGTTCCAGATCATGGTGGGCCTGGGCAGCGCGCTGGCGCTGGGAGTCGCCACCTTCTGGCTGGCCCGATGGCGACGGCGGGACCTGTTGCGGCACCGGTGGTTCCTGCGGGCATGCGCGTTCGCCGGGCCGGCTGCGGTCATCGCGCTCGAGGCCGGCTGGACCGCGACCGAGGTGGGTCGGCAGCCGTGGACGGTCTACGGCGTACTCAAGACGGTCGACGCGGCCAGCACCCACAGTGGTCTGTGGTGGCTCTTCGGCGTGACGGTGGTGGTCTACACGGCGATGACCGTCGGCGCCGTCACGGTGATCCGGTCGATGACCCGCCGCTGGCGCGATGGTGAGACCGACCTGCCCAGCCCGTACGGGCCGGCACTCGGCGGAGGTGACCAGCGATGACCTTGGACTTCCTCGTCTGCGCTGCCTTGTTCGTCGGCGTGGTCGCGTACGCGGTCTTCGGCGGAGCCGACTTCGGCTCGGGCTTCTTCGACCTCACTGCCGGTGGTGCGCGACGCGGCGCCGAACTGCGTACGTTGGTCGACCACAGCATCGGGCCGGTGTGGGAGGCGAACCACGTCTGGTTGATCTACGTCCTGGTGATCTGGTGGACAGGGTTCCCGGCGACCTTTGCGGCAGCCATGACGACGCTGATCGTGCCGATGTTGCTGGCGTTGCTCGGGATCGTGCTCCGGGGCGCGAGCTTCGCCTTCCGCAAATACGCCGGCACCCTGCGCCAGGCGCGGCTCTTCGGGATCATCTTTGCGCTGTCGTCCTTCCTGACTCCGTTCTTCCTCGGTGCCGTCGCAGGGGCCGTGGCGTCGGGCCGCGTGCCGGTCGATGGATACGGCGACGTGTGGACCTCGTGGTTGAACCCGACGTCGATCTTCGGCGGACTGATCGCCGTCGGCACCTGTGCCTTCCTTGCCGGCACCTTCCTCACCGCCGATGCCGAGCGCAGCGGACACCCCGGACTGGCCGACGTACTGCGTCAACGAACGCTCCTGGTCGGACTGGGCACAGGGGCAATCGTCTTTATCGCCCTCGTACCGCTGCTCGACGATGCGCCGACGCTGACCCACGGCCTGCTCGACCACGGCGCAGTGTTGATCGTCATCTCCGCTGTGGCCGGGGCGGCGACCATCTGGCTGCTGTGGCGACGCAGGTATGTCACGGCGCGAGTCACAGCCGTGACGGCCGTGCTGGCCGTCCTCGTCGGCTGGGGGATCGGTCAGTACCCGTGGCTGCTGGTCGACCAGGTCCGGATCGCCGATGCCGGCGGACCGCCCGCCACCATGGTGGGCCTCTTGATCGTGGTTGCCCTGGCGGGAGTCATCGTGCTGCCTGCGCTGATCTATCTGCTCCGCCTGACTCAGTCCGAGGCCTGGTCGCACGCCGACAAATCCGGCACTGTGGACCGCACCAGCTGAACGGGGCGAACGATGACCGACCTGATCCTTCCCGAGGGTGCCGACGACGCCGGGTTCGTGCCGCACCGCGGCGACCCGTCGGACTACACGTCGTCCGGCAAGCTCAGGAGCGAGGTGTACGACCGGGAGATCGATCATCTGCAGGAACAGTTGGTGCAGTTGCAGTACTGGATCCAGCAGCAGGGGCTGAAGGTCCTGGTGATCTTCGAGGGCCGTGGATCGGCGGGCAAGGGCGGCGTGATCAAGACGATCACCGAGCGCACCAGCCCGCGTACGGTCAAGATCCGGGCGCTGCCGAAGCCGACCGAGCGCGAGCGGACGCAGTGGTACTTCCAACGCTATGTCGCCCACTTGCCCGCCGCCGGTGAGATGGTCCTGTTCGACCGCTCCTGGTACAACCGCTCGAACGTCGAGTGGGTCATGGACTTCTGCACGCCGGAGGAGCATCAGGAGTTCCTGCGCACAACGCCCGAGTTCGAGCGGATGCTCGTACGCAGCGGGATCGTGCTGATCAAGTACTGGTTCTCGGTGTCGTACGAGGAGCAACGCAAGCGGTTCGAGGCGCGCAACGCAGAACCCTGGAAGCGGTGGAAGCTCTCCGACATGGACCTCGCCGAGCATGAGCTCTACATCCGCTACTCGATGGCGAAGGACACCACGTTCCAATACACCGACACCAAGCAGGCGCCGTGGTTCGTCGTGCCCTCGGACGACAAGAGGGCGGCCCGACTCAACTGCATCAGCCACCTGCTCAGCCAGTTCGACTACGAGGACGTCACGCCCGCCGAGGTCGTCCTGCCCACCATGCGCAAGGAGAAGTACGTACGCCCGCCGATGAGCGAGCAGACCTTCGTCCCTCAACTCTTCTGAC comes from Nocardioides baekrokdamisoli and encodes:
- a CDS encoding cytochrome ubiquinol oxidase subunit I translates to MHLVATVLTAVPAPPGLFPAREQMALSLGWHIILSCFGVAFPAMIFVMHRRGLRRNDPVAIELAKRWSKVSAVLFAIGAVSGTVLSFEMGVLWPGLMGRFGGVLGLPFAFEGLSFFVEAIFLGIYLYGWGRMKPSVHVLMLLPMAVAGVIGTFCVLAVNAWMNWPTGFRIVNGQVTDVNPWRAMFNDRVWLQFAHMWVGAFMVVGFSVAGVYAVGLLRGRRDAHHRLGFVVPFVFATVAALVQPVIGHVLGFGMDTHQPAKLASFELAETTTHGPSPIRIGGVVIDGKVYGSIDIPRIGSLVAENSFSNPVPGMDTVPLADRPNDGEINTSHWAFQIMVGLGSALALGVATFWLARWRRRDLLRHRWFLRACAFAGPAAVIALEAGWTATEVGRQPWTVYGVLKTVDAASTHSGLWWLFGVTVVVYTAMTVGAVTVIRSMTRRWRDGETDLPSPYGPALGGGDQR
- a CDS encoding cytochrome d ubiquinol oxidase subunit II, producing the protein MTLDFLVCAALFVGVVAYAVFGGADFGSGFFDLTAGGARRGAELRTLVDHSIGPVWEANHVWLIYVLVIWWTGFPATFAAAMTTLIVPMLLALLGIVLRGASFAFRKYAGTLRQARLFGIIFALSSFLTPFFLGAVAGAVASGRVPVDGYGDVWTSWLNPTSIFGGLIAVGTCAFLAGTFLTADAERSGHPGLADVLRQRTLLVGLGTGAIVFIALVPLLDDAPTLTHGLLDHGAVLIVISAVAGAATIWLLWRRRYVTARVTAVTAVLAVLVGWGIGQYPWLLVDQVRIADAGGPPATMVGLLIVVALAGVIVLPALIYLLRLTQSEAWSHADKSGTVDRTS
- the ppk2 gene encoding polyphosphate kinase 2, whose protein sequence is MTDLILPEGADDAGFVPHRGDPSDYTSSGKLRSEVYDREIDHLQEQLVQLQYWIQQQGLKVLVIFEGRGSAGKGGVIKTITERTSPRTVKIRALPKPTERERTQWYFQRYVAHLPAAGEMVLFDRSWYNRSNVEWVMDFCTPEEHQEFLRTTPEFERMLVRSGIVLIKYWFSVSYEEQRKRFEARNAEPWKRWKLSDMDLAEHELYIRYSMAKDTTFQYTDTKQAPWFVVPSDDKRAARLNCISHLLSQFDYEDVTPAEVVLPTMRKEKYVRPPMSEQTFVPQLF